From the Sphingomonas sabuli genome, the window CGCCTGATCCTTGCCGCGACCGATCCGGCTCGCGCCGCCTAGGCGGGGGTGCGCAGCACCTTGTCCATCGACCGGCCCTTGGACAGCTCGTCGACCAATTTGTCGAGGATCCGGATCTCGCGCATCAACGGGTCCTCGACCTCCTGCACCTTCACCCCGCACACGCTGCCCGTCACCAGGCTGCGGGCCGGGTTCATCGCCGGCGCCTGGTCGAAAAAGGTGCGAAAATCGGTGCCGTCGTCCAGCGCCGCGACCAGCTGGTCTTGGGAATAGCCGGTCAGCCAGCGGGTCACCGCGTCGACTTCGTCGCGGCCCCGCCCCTTCTTCGCCGCCTTGGCGATATAATGTTTGTAGACGCTGGCGACGCTGGTGGTGAAGACGCGGTGGGTCATCGGTCAAACCTGCCATCGGAGCAGCCCCGCTGCAATCGGGGGTACCGGCGGTGCGTCAGCACCACCCCATCTTGAACCCGGCATAGCGGCGGGCGAACCCGCCCTCTCGCATCGCCTCCGCGATCGATTGCGTGGCGCCGCCGGGCCGGTCGCGCTCGATAGAACGCAAGTCGCGGCCGTAGCGGTCCCGCATGTCGTCGATCCGGCCGATCATCACGAACGGCCCCTGGTTGAGCAGGCGCTGCAGCTCCGCCGCGGCGGCGGCGGCCTGCCGCCGTTCGGCGGGACACTGGCCTTCGATTTCCGGCGCATCGATGCCGATGATGCGGATCTTGCGCTGGCCCAGCTTGAACGTGTCGCCGTCGATCACGCAGGCATGGCCGCGCCCGATGCCGCAGCGGGTGAAGCGCGCGCTGACATGCTCCCGACCGCTTTGCAGGAAGAAGGGCGGGTCGACGAGGACGGGATCGAGCGCCAGCCCGGCGACAAGCAGGATCGCGGCGAGCGCCAGCGCTTGCAGGCGGCGCAATGTGCGGCCCCCGCCGCCGCCGCGCGCTTGCCAGCGCCGGAATGCCCGTCCCCTGCCCATGGCGTTGAAAGGTGCCGCACTTTGAGGTCCGCGTCACTAGGGTCCGTGGCCCGAAAGTGCGCACCGCAGCCGCTTCGCGCCGCCGATTAGGCGGGCACGCCGGCCCGTGCTACAAGGGGTTACCGCACGGAAATCCTTCCGTAAGCCCGTGCGGCCGAGAGATTCCACGCCGCAAAGTCGATGGTGCGCTCCCGCTTACCGCCAGGAGCCACGCATGGATCTCAACTACCTCTACCACCGTCACCAGGTGTCGCTGTTCAACGCCGACAATGCCGGCTGCGACCAGTCGCGCCACGCGCACCTTGCGCTCGTCGCCGCCTATGCCGCCGAAATCGACAGCCGCAAGCGCGGCACCACCGCCGGCCTGGGTGCGGCGCAATGACCGGCAACTCCACCGGCCGGGTCCTGCTGCTCAAGCTCGACCAGAGCGAAGTCGTGGCCAAGTGCGAGACCGCCAAGGTCGGCATTTCCGCCGTCGAAACCCTGGCCAGCGGCGGCACGCGCCTGGTCTGCATGAGCGTCGACGGCGCCGAACAAATGCGCCGCAAGCTCAAGTCCAAGCTCATTTCCGGCGAAGTGACCCGCGAGGCTTACCGCCCCGCCCATTCGCGCGCCTGACGCGGCTTTCCTTTCGCGGTCCGGCCACTAGGCTTCGGACCGCCGAGAAGGAGCCTGCCGTGACTAATCCCCGACTTGCCGTCCCCGCGCTGATCGCCGCCGCGATCGGCCTCGCCGCCGCGTCGCCCGCCGTCGCCGCGCCGCAGGATTTCCACGCCGGTCCCGCCATCCCCGCCTTCGGCAAGGTGGCCCGGGTCGACAGCGACATGGCGCTGCCCGCGGACGCGACGTGGAAGCACAGCTTCGACGTGGCCGCAGGCGACAAGGGCAAGTTCAATCGCGGCCTCGAAAGCGCGGCCCGGCTGGCGAACATGATGGCGGAAGCGGGCGTCGCGGGCGACCGGATGCGGATCGCCATCGTCGTCCACGGCCCGGCGGTCCTCGATGTCGCCAACGCCCGGCGGTATGCCGCCGCTTATCCGGGCGCCGCCAACCCCAATGCCGCACTGGTCGCGGCGCTGGTCGCCGCCGGGATGGACGTCTGGGTGTGTGGGCAGAGCGCGGTCGGACAGGATGTCGCCAAGGCCGACCTGCTGCCGGGCGTGAAGATGGCGGTTTCGGCGATGACCGCGCATGCGGAGCTGCAGCGGCAGGGCTATTCGATCAACCCGTTCTGATGCGTTAGTTCCAGTAAGCGCCGACGGCGAGGATGACGATGTTGATCGCCAGCGCGAAGGCAACGATGCCCGCGACCGCTAGCGGCACTTCCATCTCCTCCGACCGCCACCAGGCGTATCTCGCCTCGCGTTCGGCCTCGGCCGTCAGGATCGGGTCGCGGCGAATACGCGATCCCGGCGCAGCCGCGGGCGGCTTCAGCGGGACGCTCGTCTTTTTCGATTTGGACTTCTCGATCACGGGCCTGTCCTAACCGACGAAGGTTAGCGGCGGGTAAAACCGGCGTTCGGTCGGACCGTTCTAATTGGTCGATGTAGAGCCCGCCCCTGCGCCGAGCGTGACGCGAACCCGCCGTTGCGCCCGCTCTTTCGCCTGAACATACATTTCATATTCGTCCGGCATCACGCGCAGCGGTTCGCGCCAGTCTTCGGCAACGACCGCCTTCACCGCCACCTTGGCGACAAGCGCGGCGACGGCCAGCAGCGGAATCGCCCCGTCGCCGGGGCAGCCGTTGGGACCGACCTTACAGGGGTCGCCGTCCGGAAACTTGGTCGACACGCGCGGCGGGTTGGCGGCAGCTTCCTTCTTGCGAATGACCGCCAGTTCGACGGGATCGAGCCGGTAGTTGCGCCGGTTGACCTTGCCGCAAACGATCACTTCGTCGGGCGAGGAGGCAGTGCAACCGGAAATCGCGCCTTCGAGGTCGAGGACGATGGGTTCGTCCGCTGGCTCTGCCGCCGATGCCGCGGAACAGGCGCCTAACGCGAATGCAGCCAGCCAGAGTCGCGGTCCGTTCGACATGAGATTGATGTGGCGAGCTTCTGCCGGCGCCGCAATGACCATGCTGCGGCCGGGCCCGCGGCTTCGACGGATGACCGGCGGCCAGAGCATGGTGGAGAGGGCTGGATTCGAACCAGCGTACGCTTGCGCGGGCAGATTTACAGTCTGCTGCCTTTAACCACTCGGCCACCTCTCCAAAGGTGCAGGCACCGTCCGGGATGCCGGACAGGCGCGCGAAATGGCGGTCGAGGGCGCGTTAGTCAACGCCGCGCCACGCAATCGCGAGCAAAACACCGAAAAGACAGGCGTTATCGCTACGGAAACCAGCCTTTTTATTGCCGGATTTCCAATGCTTAGTTAATATATGATAACCGTCGTTGCTTGGTGGGTCGGTCCGAACTGGCGTAAGTTTGCGCTGACTCGGCCGGGAATCACCGGCAATGACAAACATTGAAAGGAAGGCTCGGGTGCCGAATCCCGCGCTATGGGGCGATAGTCCCGCGGATCAGGAGCCAGATGTCGCGCAGCGCGTGGCCAAGTTGACCGACGGTCAGCTCGATTGCCTGCGCCTGGTCGCGAATCACCTTTCTTCCAAGGAGATCGCGGTCGAGCTGGGAATTTCCCCGCATACGGTCGACCAGCGCATCCGCCAGTCGCTGGCGACGCTTGGCGTAGCCCGCCGGTCGCAGGCCGCGCGCATCGTCGCGCGCCACCGCGAACCATATCAAAGCTTGATACATCAACCGCCGTACATTGAGGGCGAGCCCGCCGCGGGCGACGAAGACGGCGCGGTCAGCAATCAGATTCGGCACGCTGGCCGCGCAGGGGAGACTTGGGGCGGTTCGGGCTTTCAAACCGAGCAAAAGCGCGGGTCGTCCTGGTCTTCCCTGCAATTGCCGTTCGCAACCAGGAGCCACCCCCGGAATGAGATGAGTGTCGGCCTCCGGTTGCTCTGGATCGTCGTGATCGCGATCGGGGCAGCGTTTTCGGCGGGCATGTACCTTGCCGGGCTCGAGAGCCTCGCACGGATGATGCAAAGCTAGACGGCACCTACTCACGTCAGACCGGCCCCAGAGAACTCCGAAAGCCCCGCTTTCCGGAGAAGGAGCAGTCATGCGCAAGCAAATGATCCAGAATGCCGCCTTCGACGTCGCCACCCAGGTGCGCGCGGTGGAAGAGACCGTCGACACCGCGATCGCTGAAATCGCCGAGCTGCAGGCCCGCATCATCCGCGCCAACGCCGTCGCCGGCGTCAGCTTCGGCACCGTGCACCCGACCCTGCAGTCGCTGGCCAGCGCCGTCACCGGACTGGTCGAAACGCGCGGCGCGATCGTCGATTGCCACCAGGCGCTGAGCGTCGCCAAGGGCAAGGTCCCGGGCTTGCGCACCGTCAGCTGGGGCGACCCCGACGACGATTGCCCGCCGAAGGGCGCGACCGCCGACCTGCGCATCGTCGCCTAGCGGTCAGGGACTTTTGACCGGGCCACATTATTGTGGTCCGGTTTCCCGTCCATGCCACGCTATCTCATCTTCTGGACGATCCTGCTGGTCTGCTGCGGCTATGCGCTGATCAAGGGGCACAAGTACGAGCGGATCGCCGCGGCCCTGTTCCTGAGCGCGACCGTGCTGTCGCTGGTCGCGCACATGTCGATCCGCGCCGGCTACACCGCGATGAACGTGGGCGAGGTCGTGGTCAATTCGGTCGTCCTGCTGGTGCTGGTCGGCATTGCCCTGGTGTCCGATCGCTTCTGGCCATTGTGGGCCGCGGGCTTCCAGCTGGTCGGCAGCATGGCGCACATCCTCAAGACCATCGACGTGACGCTGGCGCCGATGGGCTATGCGGTCGCCGCGCGCTTCTGGAGCTATCCGATCCTGTTCGTCCTGTTCATCGCCGTATGGCGGCAGCAGCGGCGCCAGCGGATGGAAGCGGCCGGCTACCCGCCCGGCGACATTGCGTCGCGCCCGCTGGCCTGACATTGGGGCGGCATGGGCCGCCGTAAAAAATCGCACCAAGGCCGCGGGACGGTTGCCCGCCCCCGTTTCTGGGGCCGCCACGCGGTCGCCGCGGCGCTCGACAATCCGCGGCGCACCATCGTCAAGGCGTGGGCGACCGGCGAAGCGGCGGAGTTCATGCAGTTCCCGGCCGACGTTGCCGTTACCCTGGCCGACGTCGCCGACCTTGGCCGGCTGGTTCCCAAGGATGCGCCGCACCAGGGCGTGGTGATCGAGGCCGAGCCGCTGGAAGACATCTGGCTCGACGAATTGCTGGCCGACGCGCCGGAACGGTCGACCCTGCTGGTGCTGGACCAGGTCACCGATCCGCATAATGTCGGCGCGATCCTGCGTTCGGCGGCGGCATTCGGCGCCGTCGGCATCGTTACCCAGGACCGTCATTCCCCTCCGGAGGGCGGCGCGCTGGCAAAGGCCGCGTCGGGCGCGCTGGAAACCGTCCGCTGGGCGCGGGTGGTCAATCTGGCCCGAGCGCTCGGCGAAATTGCCGAAGCGGGCTTCTGGCGGATCGGGCTGGCCGGCGACGCGGACCTCGACATCAAGGACGCGCTCGGCCCCGGCCGGGTGGCGCTGGTGCTGGGCGCCGAAGGTCCGGGGATGCGGTCCAACACGCGCGAGCATTGCGACGCCATCGCCCGGCTGCCGATCACCAGCGCGGTCGAAAGCCTCAACGTTTCCAACGCGGCCGCGGTCGCGCTCTACGCGGCCAGCGTCGCCTGATGGTGCGCAGCGCCAAGAGCATGCGCGAGGCGGTCGAGGTGCTGGCGAAGCGCGAAAAGGCATTCGGCGAATTGCTTGAGCGCCATGGCATTCCCGAGCCGCGCACCAGCGAACCCGGCGCACACACCCTGCTGCGCACGATCGTCGGGCAACAGGTCAGCGTTGCCGCGGCGCGGTCGATGTGGGGCAAGCTGGAGGCCGCCTACGGCTCTCCGCCCGACCTCGCCGCGATCCTGACGGCCAGCGACGAGGACCTGCGCGCCGCGGGCCTGTCGCGGCAAAAGGCGGGCTATGCGCGCAGTCTTGCCGGGCTGGTGCTCAATGGCGAGCTCGACCTTGCCGCTCTGCCCGCGGATGATGAGGAAGCCATCGCGCAACTGGTGCAGATCAAGGGCATCGGCCGCTGGTCGGCGGAGATTTACCTGCTGTTCGCTGAAGGCCGGCCCGATGTGTGGCCGGCGGGCGACCTGGCCGTGCAGATCGAGATCGGGCGGCTGCTCGGCCTCGACGGCCGGCCGTCCGAAAAGGAAGTGCGCGAACTTGGCGAACGCTGGCGACCGCATCGCGGCGCCGCGGCGATCCTCGCCTGGCACAGTTATAATTCGGCGGTGCTCTAGTCAGCTTTTGATGCGCAGGTCGTGGTCGCGCGCGGCAAGGCCGCCGACGGCGCGCGTATTCTCGTCGAGCCGGAAGGGCGACAGCCGGTCGCCGTGCGTGTCCTTGCCGACGATGAAGGCGCTGGACGTCTGGCCCTTGCCGTTGCTCCACGAATAGAGCGCGTTGAAGGCGACCAGCGGCACCAGCAGTTCGCGGCCGTCGACCTCGATCTTTTCAAGGTCGGACCGGCGCAGCGCTACGGCGTTCGACACCGACACCCGCTGCAACGGGTCGATCGTCGGGACCCGGCTGCCCTGGGCCACCGGCTCGATGTAAAATTTGCGCAGGTCGCTGAGGTGATCCGGGCTGGCATTGAACAGCCGCGCTTCGACCAGCACGTTGCGCGCCGGGACGCTGCCCGAATTGAACACCGACACGTCGAATTCGACCGCGACGACATCCTTCTCGATAATCGTCCGCCGCGGCGTGAACTCGAAATCCAGCCAGGGGCGGAGGCGGGTGGAAACGATCGTCCCGTCGGGTCCGACCTTGGCTTCCGGCGCGGGCGCGGGTTCGGCCGGCGCCGCGGCCGGTACGGGGACCGGGGCCGGGCGGACCGGGATCGGCGCGGGCGTGCGAACCGGCGCCTGATGCTCGGGCTCGACGTCGAAGCGGGTTTCGCCCGGTGCGCCGGCATAGCCCGGCCGCTGCCGCTGGCGGAAGAAAACGAAGGCGCCGACCCCGGCCAGGCCGAGCAAGGCGACGAACCACGGGAGCATCGGCGAGAGGCCGGTGGTGCTCTCGACGGTCTGTTCAGGCGCTGCGGCGATCCCACCGGCGGCGGTGGAGCCGGAAATGTCCGAAAAGGACGGCGCGGTGGTGCTCGGCTGCGGCTGCGGCTGAGCCGGGGCGTCTTGCGTAACGGCCGGCGCGGTGGCCGACGGCGCGGCCGGCACGGCCGGTGAGGGGGCTTCGGGGCGCGGAGCGGGTTGCGGACGCTGCGGCGCGGGTTCGGCGGTCGGCTGAGTGGGCGCGGGCCGCGGAGCGGGCTGACGGGCCGGCGGCGTCTGGTCCGGAGTCGGCGTCGGCCGGCGCGTGACCGTGCCGTTAAGCGAGAAATCGCCCGACGGCGGCAGGGTGATGACCTGATCGGAGCCGTTCTGCGCAGGCGCGGCCTGCATGGCGACCGCCGGCGAAACGGCGATCGACAGGCCGACAGATGCTGCGAATAATGCTCGCGCCTTCACTCTAACCCCGCGGGATGGTTGCATTGCGCCTCGCGCGCGGCCCGCTCATGGCGTGCTGCGGCGGGCGATACAACAGCCAAGATTAACGGGCGTCGACCAGCACCAGCTCGCTTTCGTCCTCGGCCTCGATGGTCACGCGTTCTTCGCCGGTGATGGCAATACCATCGCGGGGGTTGGCCGGTTCGCCGTTCACCCGCACCCGGC encodes:
- a CDS encoding DUF2200 domain-containing protein, yielding MTHRVFTTSVASVYKHYIAKAAKKGRGRDEVDAVTRWLTGYSQDQLVAALDDGTDFRTFFDQAPAMNPARSLVTGSVCGVKVQEVEDPLMREIRILDKLVDELSKGRSMDKVLRTPA
- a CDS encoding thermonuclease family protein, with protein sequence MRRLQALALAAILLVAGLALDPVLVDPPFFLQSGREHVSARFTRCGIGRGHACVIDGDTFKLGQRKIRIIGIDAPEIEGQCPAERRQAAAAAAELQRLLNQGPFVMIGRIDDMRDRYGRDLRSIERDRPGGATQSIAEAMREGGFARRYAGFKMGWC
- a CDS encoding DsrE family protein, whose translation is MTNPRLAVPALIAAAIGLAAASPAVAAPQDFHAGPAIPAFGKVARVDSDMALPADATWKHSFDVAAGDKGKFNRGLESAARLANMMAEAGVAGDRMRIAIVVHGPAVLDVANARRYAAAYPGAANPNAALVAALVAAGMDVWVCGQSAVGQDVAKADLLPGVKMAVSAMTAHAELQRQGYSINPF
- a CDS encoding response regulator transcription factor, which gives rise to MTNIERKARVPNPALWGDSPADQEPDVAQRVAKLTDGQLDCLRLVANHLSSKEIAVELGISPHTVDQRIRQSLATLGVARRSQAARIVARHREPYQSLIHQPPYIEGEPAAGDEDGAVSNQIRHAGRAGETWGGSGFQTEQKRGSSWSSLQLPFATRSHPRNEMSVGLRLLWIVVIAIGAAFSAGMYLAGLESLARMMQS
- the rlmB gene encoding 23S rRNA (guanosine(2251)-2'-O)-methyltransferase RlmB; this translates as MGRRKKSHQGRGTVARPRFWGRHAVAAALDNPRRTIVKAWATGEAAEFMQFPADVAVTLADVADLGRLVPKDAPHQGVVIEAEPLEDIWLDELLADAPERSTLLVLDQVTDPHNVGAILRSAAAFGAVGIVTQDRHSPPEGGALAKAASGALETVRWARVVNLARALGEIAEAGFWRIGLAGDADLDIKDALGPGRVALVLGAEGPGMRSNTREHCDAIARLPITSAVESLNVSNAAAVALYAASVA
- a CDS encoding DNA-3-methyladenine glycosylase family protein, translating into MVRSAKSMREAVEVLAKREKAFGELLERHGIPEPRTSEPGAHTLLRTIVGQQVSVAAARSMWGKLEAAYGSPPDLAAILTASDEDLRAAGLSRQKAGYARSLAGLVLNGELDLAALPADDEEAIAQLVQIKGIGRWSAEIYLLFAEGRPDVWPAGDLAVQIEIGRLLGLDGRPSEKEVRELGERWRPHRGAAAILAWHSYNSAVL